Proteins found in one Pseudomonas cavernicola genomic segment:
- a CDS encoding YqfO family protein, producing MYKLCFYVPETHLDVVKNAVFAAGAGRIGAYDSCCWQALGQGQFRPLAGSQPFIGQAGLLEQVAEWKVELVVADELIHDAVKALRTAHPYETPAFEVWRLSDLVF from the coding sequence TTGTACAAACTGTGTTTTTATGTCCCGGAAACTCATCTGGACGTTGTTAAGAATGCTGTTTTTGCCGCTGGTGCTGGGCGTATCGGCGCCTATGACAGTTGCTGCTGGCAGGCCCTCGGGCAGGGGCAGTTCCGGCCGCTGGCGGGCAGTCAGCCGTTCATCGGTCAGGCCGGTCTGCTCGAGCAAGTGGCAGAGTGGAAAGTCGAGTTGGTGGTGGCTGACGAGTTGATCCACGACGCGGTGAAGGCGTTGCGCACGGCGCATCCCTACGAGACACCGGCATTCGAGGTGTGGCGCTTGTCGGACTTGGTCTTCTGA
- a CDS encoding NUDIX hydrolase produces MKFCSQCGSPVTQRIPEGDNRPRFVCVECQTIHYQNPRIVAGCVPVWGEQVLLCRRAIEPRRGYWTLPAGFMENGETMQQAAARETLEEACARVQGLSLYTLFDLPHISQMHVFFRAELVDLDFAVGAESLEVKLFHERDIPWSELAFPTVGRTLECYFADRVAQTYPVRNESVEALRAHYKKT; encoded by the coding sequence ATGAAGTTTTGTAGCCAGTGCGGTAGCCCCGTGACGCAGCGCATTCCGGAGGGCGATAACCGCCCGCGCTTCGTCTGCGTTGAGTGCCAGACCATCCATTACCAGAACCCGCGAATCGTCGCCGGCTGCGTGCCAGTATGGGGCGAGCAAGTACTGCTCTGCCGTCGAGCGATTGAGCCGCGCCGCGGCTACTGGACGCTCCCCGCCGGCTTTATGGAGAACGGTGAGACCATGCAGCAGGCTGCCGCCCGGGAAACGCTGGAAGAGGCTTGCGCCCGCGTGCAAGGGCTGAGCCTCTACACCCTGTTCGATCTGCCGCATATCAGCCAGATGCATGTGTTTTTTCGCGCCGAGCTGGTCGACCTGGACTTTGCCGTCGGCGCCGAAAGCCTGGAGGTGAAGTTGTTCCACGAACGTGACATCCCATGGTCAGAGCTGGCTTTCCCGACGGTCGGCCGTACCTTAGAATGCTACTTTGCCGACCGGGTAGCGCAGACCTACCCCGTGCGCAATGAGTCCGTTGAGGCCTTGCGCGCGCACTACAAGAAAACGTGA
- a CDS encoding L,D-transpeptidase family protein, whose amino-acid sequence MRWLLAVLCLSFATLSHANAAPTLDGKAVDKVLVVKSERKLLLMGHGQVLKAYRVSLGKQPEGAKQREGDRRTPEGFYWIDWRKNSDKYNLAMHISYPNIRDQANARKEGVPPGGMIMIHGTPLDEEYPEWYFHTLDWTEGCIAMKNSDMREIWNVVKDGTLIEIRP is encoded by the coding sequence ATGCGCTGGTTGTTAGCGGTTCTCTGTTTATCTTTTGCCACTTTATCCCACGCCAATGCCGCGCCGACTCTCGACGGCAAAGCCGTGGACAAGGTTCTAGTGGTGAAATCCGAGCGCAAGCTGCTGCTAATGGGACACGGCCAGGTGCTGAAGGCCTATCGCGTTTCTCTCGGCAAGCAACCCGAAGGCGCCAAACAGCGCGAGGGCGATCGCCGCACTCCAGAAGGTTTCTATTGGATCGACTGGCGCAAGAACAGTGACAAATACAACCTGGCCATGCATATCTCCTACCCGAATATCCGCGACCAGGCTAACGCGCGCAAAGAAGGGGTTCCGCCTGGCGGCATGATCATGATCCACGGCACGCCATTGGATGAGGAGTACCCGGAGTGGTATTTCCATACCCTGGATTGGACCGAAGGCTGCATCGCCATGAAGAACAGCGACATGCGTGAAATCTGGAATGTGGTAAAAGATGGCACCCTGATCGAAATCCGCCCGTAG
- a CDS encoding tyrosine-type recombinase/integrase, which yields MPAKSNHLVQRSTTWHVRIDVPADLRHAFGNRRILSKSLKTGDKMLAKTIATQVIGQWKASFRSIRDAKLAKGDAWREELADNAKALGARIDNSLLSAIKNKPHPSDPFFALSEAEQNAKLSEAAADLAKVVALLYRDGATSLPSELIPSLEAAQKGDSIGFLSSALSTLPTAQSQIIARHYNLSPTEAAEALSIAIDPKTYKPKSPISAGAIAAFRQHYESQNDNARTTAVLISKLEAFSSYLTTQVKPLTFDTVAEYLDTISDKRQTRQGHLWALRKWHKYACRYVQTYRDQFAHLPSPFAEHTHARVGKAGGESWEAYTRQEAEQLHAAAVAKGDQELADLIKFACLTGCRIEEIGRISTSTTVFDDNHQPIAFNVEDSKTAAGIRTLPIHPSLLPLYVQRLKQTKDGFLYAAKPDAAGKRLNGPQQRFTKLKKAEGFTDRHVFHSFRSSTATQLEQAGASPLVISSILGHRRGSITFDVYSAGASLGQKAEAIKLLEFNF from the coding sequence ATGCCAGCAAAATCCAATCACCTTGTGCAGCGCTCCACAACGTGGCATGTCCGCATAGATGTACCCGCCGACCTCCGCCACGCCTTTGGTAATCGTCGAATCCTTAGCAAATCCTTGAAGACTGGCGACAAGATGCTGGCCAAGACCATTGCCACTCAAGTGATTGGACAATGGAAAGCTTCATTTAGATCAATACGTGACGCCAAGCTGGCTAAGGGGGACGCATGGCGCGAGGAATTGGCAGACAATGCTAAAGCTCTAGGTGCAAGAATCGACAACAGCCTGCTATCAGCGATCAAGAACAAGCCCCACCCTAGCGATCCATTCTTTGCACTGTCCGAGGCAGAACAGAATGCAAAACTATCCGAGGCAGCCGCCGACCTAGCTAAAGTCGTGGCCCTCCTTTACAGGGATGGTGCAACCAGCCTCCCCTCTGAATTGATCCCCAGCTTGGAAGCTGCCCAAAAGGGCGACAGTATTGGCTTTCTCAGCTCAGCACTTAGCACCCTTCCAACCGCCCAATCACAGATCATTGCCAGACACTACAACCTGTCTCCCACCGAGGCAGCAGAAGCCCTTTCAATAGCTATCGATCCCAAGACCTATAAACCCAAGTCACCAATCAGCGCGGGTGCCATTGCAGCATTCAGGCAGCATTACGAAAGCCAGAACGACAACGCCCGCACTACCGCCGTACTCATCAGCAAGCTAGAAGCCTTCTCCTCATACCTGACCACACAGGTCAAGCCGCTGACGTTCGATACAGTGGCCGAGTACCTGGACACGATCAGCGACAAGCGCCAGACAAGGCAGGGCCACCTATGGGCCTTGCGCAAGTGGCATAAGTACGCCTGCCGGTATGTTCAGACCTACCGTGATCAGTTCGCCCACCTCCCCAGTCCATTCGCAGAACACACCCACGCAAGGGTAGGCAAGGCCGGGGGTGAATCATGGGAAGCGTACACACGACAGGAAGCAGAACAGCTACACGCCGCAGCAGTGGCCAAGGGCGACCAAGAATTAGCCGACCTAATCAAGTTTGCTTGTCTGACAGGTTGCCGGATTGAAGAGATTGGACGAATCAGCACCAGCACCACCGTGTTTGACGATAACCACCAGCCAATCGCTTTTAACGTGGAAGATTCAAAAACTGCCGCAGGTATCCGAACACTACCAATCCACCCGTCATTGCTCCCGCTGTACGTCCAGCGCCTCAAACAGACGAAGGATGGGTTCTTGTATGCAGCTAAACCAGATGCAGCCGGTAAACGCCTGAACGGCCCACAGCAACGGTTCACCAAGCTCAAGAAGGCCGAAGGGTTCACAGATCGCCACGTTTTCCATAGTTTTCGCAGCAGCACGGCAACGCAGCTAGAACAAGCCGGGGCCAGTCCACTGGTTATCTCAAGCATTTTGGGTCATCGCCGTGGAAGCATAACCTTCGACGTTTACAGTGCAGGCGCTTCACTTGGGCAGAAGGCCGAGGCAATCAAGCTACTTGAGTTCAATTTCTAA